One Nicotiana tomentosiformis chromosome 4, ASM39032v3, whole genome shotgun sequence genomic window carries:
- the LOC104089302 gene encoding sulfate transporter 1.3-like: MGRSSVEAIETKEMDYQSLPSPQHQQAPYMHKVGVPPKQKLFDEFKTTVKETLFADDPLRSFKDQSRSRKFVLGWQAVFPILDWGRSYNVSKFRGDLIAGLTIASLCIPQDIGYSKLANLAPQYGLYSSFVPPLIYAFMGSSRDIAIGPVAVVSLLLGSLLSNEIDPTTNPNEYRRLAFTATFFAGITQATLGILRLGFLIDFLSHAAVVGFMGGAAITIALQQLKGFLGIKKFTKETDIISVMKSVCRSAHHGWNWPTILIGATFLTFLLFAKYTGKKNKKLFWIPAIAPLISVILSTFLVYITHAEKKGVEIVRHIEKGINPPSVSEIYFTGDYLLKGLKIGVVAGMIALTEAVAIGRTFASMKDYQLDGNKEMVALGAMNVVGSMTSCYVTTGSFSRSAVNYMAGCQTAVSNIIMSVVVFLTLLFITPLFEYTPNAILAAIIISAVIGLIDYEAAILIWKIDKFDFVACMGAFFGVVFASVEIGLLIAVSISFAKILLQVTRPRTAILGKIPRTNVYRNIQQYPEATQVPGVLIVRVDSAIYFSNSNYTRERILRWVTDEDEQLESAGFPKIRFLIVDMSPVTDIDTSGIHAFEELHRSLHKREVQLILSNPGRQVIDKLHASNFVSQIGEDKIFLTVADAVLTCSSKFPEVIV, encoded by the exons ATGGGTCGATCTAGCGTTGAGGCAATAGAAACAAAAGAAATGGACTACCAAAGTTTGCCATCCCCTCAACACCAACAAGCACCATATATGCACAAGGTTGGAGTCCCACCGAAACAGAAACTATTCGATGAATTTAAGACTACTGTAAAGGAAACATTGTTTGCAGATGATCCTCTACGCTCCTTTAAAGATCAGTCAAGGTCTCGGAAGTTTGTCCTTGGTTGGCAGGCTGTATTTCCCATACTAGATTGGGGTAGAAGCTATAATGTTTCTAAGTTTAGAGGTGATCTTATTGCTGGTTTGACTATTGCAAGTCTCTGCATTCCTCAG GACATTGGCTATTCAAAGCTCGCAAACTTAGCTCCTCAGTATGGGCTAT ACTCCAGCTTTGTTCCACCTTTGATTTATGCCTTCATGGGTAGCTCGAGAGATATAGCGATAGGACCTGTTGCTGTTGTATCACTATTGCTAGGGTCTCTGCTTAGCAATGAAATTGATCCAACTACAAATCCAAATGAATACAGGAGACTTGCATTTACAGCTACTTTTTTCGCTGGCATTACCCAAGCTACTCTTGGAATCTTAAG GTTGGGATTTTTAATCGATTTCTTATCTCATGCTGCTGTCGTGGGTTTCATGGGTGGTGCAGCCATTACAATTGCTCTCCAGCAACTTAAAGGTTTTCTTGGCATCAAAAAGTTTACTAAGGAAACTGATATCATTTCTGTGATGAAATCAGTATGCCGTTCGGCTCACCATGGA TGGAACTGGCCGACAATTCTCATTGGAGCAACATTTTTAACTTTCCTTTTGTTCGCGAAGTACACT GGAAAGAAGAACAAAAAGCTGTTTTGGATACCTGCAATTGCTCCTCTGATCTCTGTCATTCTTTCCACCTTCTTGGTCTACATAACCCATGCTGAAAAAAAGGGAGTCGAGATT GTGAGGCACATTGAGAAAGGAATCAATCCTCCTTCTGTCAGTGAAATCTATTTCACTGGTGATTATCTCCTAAAAGGGCTAAAGATTGGTGTTGTAGCTGGAATGATTGCATTGACG GAAGCCGTTGCAATTGGAAGAACATTTGCTTCAATGAAGGACTACCAGTTGGATGGAAACAAAGAAATGGTGGCACTTGGAGCAATGAATGTCGTTGGCTCAATGACATCATGCTATGTGACAACAG GTTCCTTCTCTCGATCAGCAGTAAATTACATGGCTGGATGCCAAACTGCAGTTTCCAACATTATCATGTCTGTTGTTGTGTTCTTGACGTTGTTGTTCATAACCCCTCTTTTTGAGTACACTCCAAATGCAATCCTCGCTGCCATCATTATCTCAGCTGTCATTGGATTAATAGACTATGAAGCCGCAATTTTGATTTGGAAGATCGACAAATTTGATTTTGTTGCTTGTATGGGAGCATTTTTTGGTGTGGTTTTCGCCTCTGTTGAGATAGGTCTTTTAATTGCG GTCTCAATATCATTTGCTAAGATTCTCCTCCAAGTCACCAGGCCACGAACAGCTATTCTTGGCAAGATCCCCAGGACAAATGTATATAGGAACATTCAACAATATCCCGAGGCAACACAAGTTCCCGGTGTACTAATTGTGAGAGTTGATTCTGCTATCTACTTTTCAAATTCTAACTACACGAGAGAAAG GATATTGAGATGGGTAACGGATGAGGACGAGCAACTAGAATCCGCTGGCTTTCCTAAAATTAGGTTCTTGATTGTTGACATGTCAC CCGTGACTGACATTGACACCAGTGGCATCCATGCCTTTGAAGAGTTGCACAGAAGCCTACATAAGAGAGAAGTTCAG CTTATTCTCTCAAACCCTGGAAGACAAGTGATCGACAAGCTGCACGCATCCAATTTCGTGAGCCAAATTGGCGAGGACAAGATATTTCTCACTGTTGCAGATGCTGTGCTAACTTGTTCCTCTAAGTTCCCTGAAGTAATAGTCTGA